In Planctomycetota bacterium, the sequence CGCCGAGTGGGCTGTCGTAACCGCCGGGCAACTCGCGGATGAAGCCGTCGGCGTTGGCGGCTTCGGCGGCGGCGACGACTTCCTCGATGGACGCGTCGGGCCGGCCGTAGAGCAGGTTGTCCAGCACGTTGCCGCTGAAGAGGAAGCTGTCCTGCTGCACGATGCCAATCGCCTCGCGCAGAGGCTTCTTGCGATAGTCGCGAACGTCCCGGCCGTCGATGCGGATGAAGCCGTCGCTCACGTCGTACAGCCGCGGCAGGAGTGAGACGAGCGTCGTCTTGCCGCTGCCCGACGGGCCGACGAGCGCGACGCGTTGCCCAGCCGGTACGTGGAACGACAGGCCATCGAGCACCCAGCGACGATTCACCGGTGGCGGCCCGGCGAGTTTGCCCTCGCGTGCGAGTCGGCGGCGCTTTCGCTCGAGCTTCATCTGACGCGCCAGCTCGTCGCGTACACGTTGCTTGCGAGCCTTGGTCGACAGCGAGATGAGGTCAGGCCGCTCCGCGTCGACGATCGGCCGGCCGGTCACGGGGTCGCGGTCGCCCTTCTCGTCTTCGCTGGCAAGGCTCGTCAGGCTCTCGGGCGAGTCGTCGTTGTAGCTGAACCGGACGCCGTCGAAGGTCACCTCGCCGTGCTCGGGCGGGTGCGGGTGGGCGTCGGGCTTTTCCCTCACCTTGGGCGTGATCTCGAACACTCGGAACACGCGTTCGATCGAGACCATGCACGTCTCGTAGACGACGTTGATCTCGCCGAACCGCTGGACCGGGAAGTACATGACGGCCAGCGAACCGACGAACTGGATCAGCTCGCCGCTGGTCACGGTGCCGCGGGTGAGCGCGATGTATCCGGCGACGATCGCGACGGCGGCGGTGCCGAGCTTGGTGAGCGACTCGCCCAGAGTCTCCGTGAATGCGGCCAGGCCCTTTTGGTGGAGGACACGGTCGTAGTGCTCTTCGGTGTCGTTGCGGAAGCGGTGCCCCTCGCGTCCCTCGGCAGCGCTGGTCTGGACGAGTGCGATGCCGGCGAGCTGTTCCTGCACATTGCCGCTGATCTTGCCGATGGACCGCTGGACCAGCTTGCCCGCGTGTCGGACCTGAGGCCGAAGCGCACGCAGGCAGAGCAGGTAGATCGGCAAGATCGCCAGCGCGATGATCGTCAGCTCCCAGCTGATGAACAGCAGGATGACGATGCCGAAGAAGATGGCCCCGCAGTCCATCACGACCGCCACCACGCCGCCGTTGACGAGCTGTGCGGCCTGGCTGATGTCGGTGATGACGCGGCTGACGATGCTGCCGGTGCGCTCTTTCGAGTAGAAGTGCAGGCTCAGTCGGTGGAGGTGGCCGAAGAGATCCTGGCGGATGTCGCGGATGACGCGGAACGCCACCTGGCCGGTCAGATACGACCGGAAGAACGTCGCCAGTCCATAGACAACCAGCACGACAATGCTGGCGACCGAGAGCCAGACGAGCCACTCCATCCGCTCGGCATCGGTGAGCACCCCGCTGGAGGCTTCGTTGCGTTCGGCCTTGCCGTCGATGACGTGGTCGGCGACCAGGCCGGTGAGCAGTGGGAAGACGAACTGCAGCGTGAACTTCGACACGCCCGCAAAGACCGCCATCGCCAGGAGCGGCTTGTACCGCAGGATGTAGCCGAAGAACTTGACCAGATGCGGCGGAAACCGCCTGGCGATTCGGCCCTGCGGGTCGAGTCCGTTGCTCGACGGACCGCCGACGAGATGATCGTTAGCAGGCGCAGCGGGGGCGGGTTTGGACTCCGGGGACGCCGCACGGGCGGCGGTAATCGAGGACATGCAGCGGGTTGGCGGCGGCGTCGTGCCACACGCGCTCTCCAAGCTTTATCACTAGCCCACGAAGCCGCACGTGTCGAACAAGAAATTGATGGAGCGCGTCGGTTGATCGAAAAGCACGGGTCGCTGCGGGGCTACGGCCCGCAGCCTGATGTCCGTCGAGTCCAGGACTGCAGGCCGTCGCCCTGCAGCTACCTGACCGATCGAGCGGCTTTGCGATTCGGGGGCTTGATCCGACGGACTAATCTGCTGCGTGGACCTGCAGCAGATGTGTGAACTCGGTCAGCGGGCGCTCGTCGAGACCGACTATCTCCGAGCTGAGGCACTGCTCGTCGAGGCCGAGGCGGTTGCTCTGGAAAGCGGTGACTTCGACACGCTCGGCCGGCTCTACTTCCCGCTGCAGGAAGCCAGGCGTCAACGACGGCAAGTCTGCGGCGAGGGCACCGTCCGGCTCGATCTCTGGGGCGACGAGGCCGATCCGGACGCGATTGTTGAGCGATACCCGACCGGGCAGTTGCTGGTCGCCGGCACCGCCGATCTCGGGCCGGCACTGCGTGTCCGGGAGCTAGCCGAGGAGCGCGGGCTCTACCTGGAGACGTATCTCGCCGCCGCCTACCCGATGACCGACGACGGCCGGGTGATCGTCGCGATTGTCCCGACCGCAGACGTCGAGCTGCCGCCGGCGGAGATCGCTTTGGCCACCGGCCCGGCCGGACTTCTGCGCCGCTTGCCGCCCTTTTCGCTGGTTCTGGCCGACGATGAGCTGCCCCGCGGCGAGCAGGCCGGCTCACCAGACACGTTTGCTCAGACCATGCACCTGTGGGAAGAGCTGCACCTGCCGTTCCTCACCGCTGCCCGCGACACGCGCGATCCGGAGCGACGCATCGAGGCCTATCGACGCTGCATCGCAGTCGACTACGCCTGCGAGAAGGCCCACCAGTGGCTGGCGGACACGGCCTTGTCCGTCGCCCGCGGGGCTCGGTCGTAGCGTCGGCCATGGCTCCAGCAGCACGTTCGTTCGGAACCACAAGCGACGGCACGCGCGTCGACGCCTTCACGCTGGCCGCTGGCGATCTGGAGATTGAGGTGTTCTCGTACGGGGCGACGCTCCGGACGTTCTCGCACCGCGGAACCGACGTCACGCTCGGCTACGACACGCTCGAGCCGTATCTCGGCCGGCATCCGTTCTTCGGCAGC encodes:
- a CDS encoding ABC transporter ATP-binding protein — protein: MSSITAARAASPESKPAPAAPANDHLVGGPSSNGLDPQGRIARRFPPHLVKFFGYILRYKPLLAMAVFAGVSKFTLQFVFPLLTGLVADHVIDGKAERNEASSGVLTDAERMEWLVWLSVASIVVLVVYGLATFFRSYLTGQVAFRVIRDIRQDLFGHLHRLSLHFYSKERTGSIVSRVITDISQAAQLVNGGVVAVVMDCGAIFFGIVILLFISWELTIIALAILPIYLLCLRALRPQVRHAGKLVQRSIGKISGNVQEQLAGIALVQTSAAEGREGHRFRNDTEEHYDRVLHQKGLAAFTETLGESLTKLGTAAVAIVAGYIALTRGTVTSGELIQFVGSLAVMYFPVQRFGEINVVYETCMVSIERVFRVFEITPKVREKPDAHPHPPEHGEVTFDGVRFSYNDDSPESLTSLASEDEKGDRDPVTGRPIVDAERPDLISLSTKARKQRVRDELARQMKLERKRRRLAREGKLAGPPPVNRRWVLDGLSFHVPAGQRVALVGPSGSGKTTLVSLLPRLYDVSDGFIRIDGRDVRDYRKKPLREAIGIVQQDSFLFSGNVLDNLLYGRPDASIEEVVAAAEAANADGFIRELPGGYDSPLGERGVSLSGGQRQRLSIARAILKDPKILILDEATSALDVESERLVQEALERLMANRTSFIIAHRLSTVRNADRILVIEAGRVVEDGTHDELVAADQLYAKLARQAFKEND